The Citrifermentans bemidjiense Bem genome window below encodes:
- a CDS encoding cytochrome d ubiquinol oxidase subunit II, which produces MADPVILAAIVLVAGLLMYALFAGADFGGGIWTALAFGPRAREQREALFNAIGPVWETNHVWLIFVIVTLFTAFPAGFGNLFVVLMTPLVLALVGINFRGAAFAFRHFGRESKKETPVSARVFEIASVLTPFTLGLAVSATAAGRIVIAGHMPTEHVSAWLNPFTLLGGVVGMAICAYLAPVYMTVRVTGSLQEDFRKESLIAGLALGILTSLMIPLAHYQAPLFAERLFNSWPMLFVMLAILTGVITESLLWLRRYFWAQLMAGATIVFTMAGFIAALNPDILIGQLTLRAAAAPHTTLVAFLAVLPIGALILVPSLVYLYWTFRGEPSTDMPPAGKGGGQGAPPP; this is translated from the coding sequence ATGGCTGATCCGGTAATTCTCGCTGCCATAGTCCTCGTTGCCGGCCTTCTCATGTACGCGCTCTTCGCCGGTGCCGACTTCGGCGGAGGCATCTGGACCGCTCTCGCTTTCGGGCCGCGCGCGCGGGAGCAGAGGGAAGCGCTCTTCAACGCCATCGGCCCGGTGTGGGAAACGAACCACGTATGGCTCATCTTCGTGATTGTCACCCTCTTCACAGCCTTTCCCGCCGGTTTCGGCAACCTCTTCGTCGTGCTGATGACCCCTTTGGTGTTGGCCCTGGTTGGGATCAACTTCAGGGGCGCTGCCTTTGCCTTCCGCCACTTCGGCAGGGAGTCGAAGAAAGAGACCCCAGTCAGCGCCCGCGTCTTCGAGATCGCCAGCGTGCTCACGCCCTTCACGCTGGGGCTCGCGGTATCCGCCACCGCTGCCGGGAGGATCGTCATCGCCGGGCACATGCCGACCGAACACGTTTCCGCCTGGCTCAACCCCTTCACCCTATTGGGCGGGGTGGTCGGCATGGCGATCTGCGCCTACTTGGCGCCGGTTTACATGACGGTGCGCGTCACGGGGAGCCTGCAGGAGGACTTCAGGAAGGAGTCACTGATTGCCGGGTTGGCCCTGGGCATTCTCACCTCGCTGATGATACCGCTGGCGCACTACCAGGCGCCGCTTTTCGCCGAAAGGCTGTTCAACTCGTGGCCCATGCTGTTCGTGATGTTGGCGATACTTACCGGCGTGATCACCGAGTCTTTGCTCTGGCTGCGGCGCTACTTCTGGGCGCAGCTTATGGCCGGCGCGACCATCGTCTTCACCATGGCTGGCTTCATTGCGGCGCTCAATCCCGATATCCTGATCGGGCAATTGACCCTGCGTGCCGCCGCGGCGCCGCATACGACCCTGGTCGCATTTCTAGCCGTTCTGCCGATTGGGGCTTTGATCCTGGTTCCTTCGCTGGTTTACCTGTACTGGACTTTCAGGGGGGAGCCGTCCACCGATATGCCGCCGGCTGGGAAGGGTGGGGGACAGGGCGCGCCCCCTCCCTGA
- a CDS encoding SRPBCC domain-containing protein has translation MAELTTEITLEAPVERIWQLLTDFGLYPEWNPLFIKATGPINPGERFDLVVKLPGMDPFPIKPVLQEAEPKLRLCWKSSMISSVVLSWTFCYELQSLSPERLRITQRSSFQGLLAPLFTFAMKKPVTDGMNSLNDALKRWGEKGNVSCMKC, from the coding sequence ATGGCGGAACTAACTACTGAGATAACTCTTGAGGCGCCGGTAGAGAGAATCTGGCAACTGTTGACGGACTTTGGACTCTATCCCGAATGGAACCCTCTCTTTATCAAGGCGACGGGACCAATCAATCCTGGAGAACGGTTCGACCTCGTGGTGAAACTTCCCGGTATGGATCCATTCCCCATCAAGCCGGTACTGCAGGAGGCGGAGCCGAAGTTGCGGCTGTGCTGGAAAAGCAGCATGATCTCCAGCGTGGTGCTTAGTTGGACCTTCTGTTACGAGCTGCAAAGCCTGTCCCCGGAACGTTTGAGGATAACCCAGCGCTCTTCGTTCCAGGGGCTCCTTGCGCCGCTCTTCACCTTCGCCATGAAGAAGCCGGTGACCGACGGCATGAATTCCCTGAACGACGCGCTCAAGCGCTGGGGCGAGAAGGGTAACGTCAGCTGCATGAAGTGCTGA
- a CDS encoding PaaI family thioesterase: MQDFPVVQLPESILDLPQVRAQWPGTCFVCSQGHPHGLRLRFHHTDVGVACVCRIPAGYCGFDGMVHGGIISALMDEAAAYSLFARHGKLGVTREMQTRFLKPVPTETELRVVGQIVSFAATQAEVSMAIFDAAGQRLAEGRTFWAFPRLSRIAALAGVEEAVLQRFLDDCQVVG; this comes from the coding sequence ATGCAAGATTTTCCCGTTGTTCAGCTTCCCGAATCCATCCTTGACCTGCCGCAGGTCCGCGCCCAATGGCCCGGCACCTGTTTCGTCTGTTCCCAGGGGCATCCCCATGGCCTGCGCCTTCGCTTCCACCACACCGACGTCGGCGTCGCCTGCGTCTGCCGCATCCCCGCCGGCTACTGTGGCTTCGACGGCATGGTTCACGGCGGCATCATCTCGGCCCTCATGGACGAGGCGGCGGCCTATTCGCTCTTCGCCCGCCACGGCAAGCTCGGCGTGACGCGGGAGATGCAGACCCGATTCTTGAAGCCGGTCCCCACCGAAACGGAGCTCCGGGTAGTGGGGCAGATCGTTTCTTTCGCCGCTACGCAGGCGGAGGTCTCCATGGCCATCTTCGACGCGGCCGGACAGCGTCTCGCCGAAGGACGCACCTTCTGGGCCTTCCCGCGCCTCTCCCGCATCGCCGCCCTGGCAGGGGTTGAGGAAGCCGTTCTGCAGCGCTTTCTGGACGACTGCCAGGTGGTGGGGTAG
- a CDS encoding fatty acid--CoA ligase, which produces MSDLLIPRTASAYNYPLLIKNLLLYPVVDNPDQEIVYRDLYRGNYRQLRERVKRLANMLTGLGVKPGQTVAVMDWDSHRYLELFFAVPMIGAVLHTINVRLSAEQILYTIDHAEDDVLLVNSEFLPIMEQIRGRIDNVRTYILISDDGMTECSTIPACGEYEQLLAQASPEFEFPDLDENTRATTFYTTGTTGMPKGVYFSHRQLVLHSLGLLATLGSSTSHACLHRDDVYMPITPMFHVHAWGVPYIATMLGVKQVYPGRYLPETLLELKEKEGVSFSHCVPTILHMLLKHPLAEKIDLRGWKLIIGGAALSRNLCVESLRLGIDVFTGYGMSETCPILTISKLTPEMLELSHAEQAEIRCKTGLALALVDLRVVDSNFNELPRDGVSAGNVVVRSPWLSQGYLKDHKASERLWEGGYLHTGDVAVRDELGYLKITDRSKDVIKVAGEWVSSLELEDIVAHHPAVAEVAVIGKPDEKWGERPLALVVLKPTEGTKVTDKEIAHHVREYADKGVVSKQVVLVKVKLVPSIDKTSVGKINKVALREKYL; this is translated from the coding sequence ATGAGCGATTTGCTGATCCCCCGTACCGCGTCCGCCTACAATTACCCTTTGCTGATAAAGAACCTGTTGCTCTACCCGGTGGTCGACAACCCCGACCAGGAGATCGTATACCGTGACCTGTACCGGGGCAATTACCGCCAACTGAGGGAGCGGGTGAAGCGGCTGGCCAACATGCTCACCGGGCTCGGCGTGAAGCCGGGGCAAACGGTGGCCGTGATGGACTGGGACAGCCATCGCTACCTGGAACTTTTCTTCGCGGTGCCGATGATCGGCGCGGTGCTCCACACCATAAACGTGCGCCTGTCCGCGGAGCAGATCCTTTACACCATCGACCATGCCGAGGACGACGTGCTGCTGGTCAACAGCGAGTTTCTCCCCATCATGGAGCAGATCCGCGGCAGGATCGACAACGTCCGCACCTATATCCTCATCTCCGATGACGGCATGACGGAATGCAGCACCATCCCCGCCTGCGGCGAGTACGAACAGCTCCTGGCCCAGGCTTCGCCGGAGTTCGAGTTCCCCGACCTGGACGAGAACACCAGGGCCACGACTTTCTACACCACCGGAACCACGGGGATGCCGAAGGGGGTCTATTTCAGCCACCGGCAACTGGTGCTTCATTCGCTGGGACTTTTGGCGACGCTCGGTTCCTCCACCTCGCACGCCTGTCTGCACCGCGACGACGTCTACATGCCGATTACCCCGATGTTCCACGTTCATGCCTGGGGGGTCCCCTATATCGCCACCATGCTGGGGGTGAAGCAGGTCTATCCCGGGCGCTACCTGCCGGAAACCCTGCTGGAGCTCAAGGAGAAGGAAGGGGTCAGTTTCTCCCATTGCGTTCCGACCATCCTGCACATGCTCTTGAAGCACCCCCTTGCGGAAAAGATCGACCTGCGGGGGTGGAAACTCATCATCGGCGGCGCGGCTTTGTCGCGCAACCTCTGCGTCGAGTCGCTGAGGCTTGGCATCGACGTCTTCACCGGGTACGGGATGTCCGAGACCTGCCCGATCCTCACCATTTCCAAGCTCACACCGGAGATGCTGGAACTATCCCACGCCGAGCAGGCGGAAATCCGCTGCAAAACGGGTCTTGCCCTGGCCTTAGTCGATCTGCGCGTGGTCGACAGCAACTTCAACGAGCTCCCCCGCGACGGCGTCAGCGCCGGCAACGTGGTGGTGCGCTCCCCCTGGCTTTCGCAGGGATACCTGAAGGATCACAAGGCCTCCGAGCGTCTCTGGGAGGGGGGGTATCTCCATACCGGCGACGTGGCGGTGCGGGACGAGCTGGGCTATCTCAAGATCACCGACCGGAGCAAGGACGTGATCAAGGTCGCCGGCGAATGGGTTTCCTCGCTGGAGCTGGAGGACATTGTCGCGCATCACCCGGCAGTAGCCGAGGTGGCGGTGATAGGGAAGCCTGACGAGAAGTGGGGCGAGCGCCCCCTGGCGCTGGTCGTTCTCAAGCCGACCGAGGGGACGAAGGTGACCGATAAGGAGATCGCCCACCACGTGAGGGAGTACGCCGACAAGGGTGTGGTGAGCAAGCAGGTCGTCCTGGTCAAGGTGAAGCTCGTTCCATCCATCGACAAGACTAGCGTTGGAAAGATCAACAAGGTGGCACTGCGGGAGAAATATCTCTGA
- a CDS encoding 3'-5' exonuclease — MKGAKKKEFSMNALEIEVAIAALHSTGDYLVLRRLNLARDARLARKAPECCQVALCLDTETTGLDYKRDKVIELGIVAFEYDPETGEIFRISERYSGFEDPGFPIPEEVKEITGISDDMVRGQAFDDAFINLLAEKSHMVIAHNAAFDRKFVEARFPAFTKLPWACTVSQIDWGAERVSSRTLEYLLFKTASLTINAHRALDDAEGVLGLLLERLPVTGAPIFQTLLKRAHEVTSRLYAVSAPFDKKDLLKDRGYRWSDGSQGGSKAWWRDVPAEAEPEELAYLANEIYPRGNTSAVQIMRCDAYARFSARE, encoded by the coding sequence ATGAAGGGAGCTAAAAAGAAGGAGTTCAGCATGAACGCGCTGGAGATTGAGGTGGCCATCGCCGCGCTTCATTCCACAGGGGACTACCTGGTACTGCGGCGCCTGAACCTCGCGCGCGACGCTCGCCTCGCCCGCAAGGCCCCGGAGTGCTGCCAGGTCGCCCTTTGCCTGGACACCGAGACCACCGGACTCGACTATAAGCGGGACAAGGTCATCGAACTGGGGATCGTCGCTTTCGAGTACGACCCCGAGACCGGCGAGATCTTCAGGATCTCCGAGCGCTACTCCGGCTTTGAAGATCCGGGGTTCCCCATCCCGGAAGAGGTGAAGGAGATTACCGGCATCTCGGACGACATGGTGCGCGGGCAGGCGTTCGACGACGCCTTCATCAACCTCCTGGCCGAGAAGTCCCACATGGTGATCGCCCATAACGCCGCCTTCGACAGGAAGTTCGTCGAGGCGCGGTTCCCGGCCTTCACCAAGCTCCCCTGGGCCTGCACCGTGTCGCAGATCGACTGGGGGGCGGAGCGGGTGTCTTCGCGTACGCTGGAATATCTCCTTTTCAAGACCGCTTCTCTCACCATCAACGCACACCGTGCGCTCGACGACGCCGAGGGGGTGTTGGGGCTTTTGCTGGAGCGGCTTCCGGTTACCGGCGCGCCCATCTTCCAGACTTTATTGAAGAGAGCGCACGAGGTCACCTCGCGGCTTTATGCCGTCTCCGCACCCTTCGACAAGAAGGATCTTCTCAAGGACCGCGGCTATCGCTGGAGCGACGGGTCACAGGGGGGGAGCAAGGCATGGTGGCGCGATGTGCCTGCCGAGGCCGAGCCGGAGGAGCTCGCCTATCTGGCGAACGAGATCTATCCCAGGGGGAACACGAGCGCCGTGCAGATAATGAGGTGCGACGCGTATGCGAGGTTCTCCGCGCGGGAGTAA
- the lhgO gene encoding L-2-hydroxyglutarate oxidase codes for MSFDNAGILIVGGGIIGLTIARELVKQGHGDIVIIEKEPELGVHASGRNSGVLHAGIYYSPDSLKAKSCLNGNFLMREYCKEKGLPLLESGKVIVTRTAAELPVLDELHRRATANGAKVEMIDEKQLAAIEPNARTVERALFSHYTAVVDPKAVLKSLKKDLERTGRVRLHLGCKMLGLKGSSTVVTNKGDISFERFINAAGAYCNKVAGFFGVGSKYRLIPFKGVYRLLKKDAPFTVNSNIYPVPDIRNPFLGIHFTRSVHGDVYLGPTAIPAFGRENYGILSGIDAEAFSIAWQDLVLFLLNRPFRNVALSEPLKYFPSYFFRDAARLVKELAPSDVVHASKVGIRPQLVDWEKKELVMDFLVVADGSSLHVLNPISPAFTSSMDLAQGMVAEHFSS; via the coding sequence ATGAGCTTCGACAACGCCGGAATACTGATCGTCGGTGGCGGCATTATCGGCCTTACCATCGCCCGCGAACTGGTGAAGCAGGGCCACGGCGACATTGTCATCATCGAGAAGGAACCGGAACTGGGCGTCCACGCCTCGGGCCGCAACAGCGGCGTGCTCCATGCCGGCATCTACTATTCACCGGACAGCCTCAAGGCCAAATCCTGCTTGAACGGCAATTTCCTGATGCGGGAATACTGCAAGGAAAAGGGGCTGCCGCTGCTGGAAAGCGGCAAGGTCATCGTCACCCGCACCGCGGCCGAACTCCCGGTGCTGGACGAACTGCACCGGCGCGCGACTGCCAACGGCGCCAAGGTGGAGATGATCGACGAGAAGCAACTGGCCGCAATCGAGCCGAACGCCCGGACGGTGGAGCGCGCGCTCTTCTCGCATTACACGGCGGTGGTGGACCCGAAAGCGGTGCTGAAGAGCCTGAAAAAGGACCTGGAACGGACCGGAAGGGTGAGGCTTCACCTCGGCTGCAAAATGCTAGGCCTTAAGGGAAGCTCCACGGTGGTGACCAACAAGGGGGATATAAGCTTCGAGAGGTTCATCAACGCAGCCGGCGCCTACTGCAACAAGGTGGCGGGCTTCTTCGGGGTGGGTTCCAAATACCGGTTGATCCCCTTCAAGGGGGTGTACCGGCTGCTGAAAAAGGATGCTCCCTTTACCGTCAACTCCAACATCTATCCGGTGCCCGACATCCGGAACCCCTTTCTGGGGATCCACTTCACCCGCAGCGTCCACGGCGACGTCTATCTGGGACCGACGGCCATTCCCGCTTTCGGGCGTGAGAACTACGGCATCCTGTCTGGCATCGACGCCGAGGCCTTCAGCATCGCCTGGCAGGACCTGGTCCTTTTCCTCCTCAACAGGCCTTTCCGTAACGTCGCGCTCTCGGAGCCGCTCAAGTATTTCCCCTCTTACTTCTTCCGCGACGCCGCAAGGCTGGTGAAGGAGCTGGCCCCCTCCGACGTGGTGCATGCTTCCAAGGTGGGGATACGTCCGCAGCTGGTGGACTGGGAGAAGAAGGAGCTGGTGATGGATTTCCTGGTGGTGGCTGACGGCTCTTCGCTCCACGTGCTGAACCCGATTTCCCCCGCTTTCACCTCGTCGATGGATCTGGCGCAGGGGATGGTGGCGGAGCATTTCTCTTCCTGA
- a CDS encoding sigma-54-dependent transcriptional regulator — translation MKYTQRILLIDDEAQILETCRSCLNNAGHADVVIENDSSKVMSLLSREEFAVIVLDLRMPNLSGFELLPQIISQHPQIKVIVATANNDVETVVNCIKEGAFDYLVKPIDVKRLITSVRKALEMRSLANELTALKQYMFTDRLDHPEAFRSIVTGNKAMRAIFQYLEVISGTRQAVTITGETGTGKELIARAIHNLSGCSGEYVALNVAGLDDNMFSDTLFGHRKGAFTGADQARDGLITRASGGTLFLDEIGDLNEMSQIKLLRLLQEQEYYPVGSDFIKKSDARLVLATNRDLQELIKQGKFRNDLYYRLCGHRVHLPPLRDRLDDIPLLLEHFLGSAADCLGKKKPTPPPELAVMLALYHFPGNIRELEALVFDAVLRHNSGILSMETFRGVIGHERPLPTLDCSTPAAAGENPLCGIFGHFPTLDEVEQYMIAEAMKLAKGNQGLAGKILGMGRQTLNKRLKLQAS, via the coding sequence ATGAAGTACACGCAACGGATTCTGCTCATCGACGACGAGGCGCAGATACTGGAAACCTGCCGGAGCTGCCTCAACAACGCCGGGCACGCCGATGTAGTCATCGAAAACGACAGCAGCAAGGTGATGTCGCTTCTTTCCAGAGAAGAATTCGCCGTCATCGTCCTGGACCTGCGCATGCCGAACCTCTCCGGGTTCGAACTCCTGCCGCAGATAATCTCGCAACACCCTCAGATCAAGGTGATAGTCGCCACCGCCAACAACGACGTCGAAACCGTGGTGAATTGCATCAAGGAGGGGGCCTTCGACTACCTGGTGAAGCCCATTGACGTAAAGCGGCTGATCACCTCGGTCAGGAAAGCCCTGGAGATGCGCTCCCTCGCCAACGAGCTCACCGCCTTGAAGCAGTACATGTTCACCGACCGGTTGGACCATCCCGAGGCCTTCCGGAGCATCGTCACCGGCAACAAGGCGATGCGGGCCATCTTCCAGTACCTCGAGGTGATTTCCGGCACTAGGCAGGCGGTAACGATTACCGGCGAGACCGGCACCGGCAAGGAGCTGATAGCCCGGGCGATCCACAACCTGAGTGGCTGCAGCGGCGAGTACGTGGCGCTCAACGTGGCAGGGCTCGACGACAACATGTTTTCCGACACCCTTTTCGGTCACAGGAAAGGCGCCTTCACCGGCGCCGACCAGGCCCGGGACGGCCTGATCACCCGCGCCTCCGGAGGGACGCTCTTTTTAGACGAGATAGGCGACCTCAACGAGATGTCGCAGATCAAGCTCTTGAGGCTTTTGCAGGAGCAGGAGTACTACCCCGTCGGCTCCGACTTCATCAAGAAGAGCGACGCGCGTCTGGTGCTCGCCACCAACCGCGACCTTCAGGAGCTGATCAAGCAGGGGAAATTTCGCAACGACCTCTACTACCGGCTCTGCGGGCACCGGGTGCATCTCCCCCCGCTGCGGGACAGGCTGGACGACATTCCGCTCCTTTTGGAACACTTCCTGGGAAGCGCCGCCGACTGCCTGGGCAAGAAGAAGCCGACCCCTCCCCCCGAGCTTGCCGTCATGCTCGCGCTTTACCACTTCCCTGGCAACATCCGGGAGTTGGAGGCGCTCGTGTTCGACGCCGTCTTGCGGCACAACTCCGGCATTCTCTCCATGGAGACCTTCCGCGGCGTCATCGGCCACGAGCGCCCCTTGCCGACTCTCGACTGTTCCACACCGGCCGCCGCAGGCGAGAATCCGCTCTGCGGCATCTTCGGGCACTTCCCGACTTTGGACGAAGTGGAGCAGTACATGATCGCCGAGGCGATGAAGCTGGCCAAAGGGAACCAGGGGTTAGCCGGAAAGATCCTGGGCATGGGGCGCCAGACCCTGAACAAGCGGCTGAAGCTGCAGGCGTCGTAA
- a CDS encoding sensor histidine kinase has protein sequence MGGLAIEDPGFTLLYVEDEQVTRETVLSLLQRRFPKLALLSAANGAEGMALFREHAPDLVVTDIKMPAMSGIDMAREMMEQKPSLPVIVTSAHSDMEYLIESIELGISRYVLKPIDSSKLFAAVESALTTLTQERELLAHQVFVRRLSRAVEQSASSIVIANPEGVIDYVNPRFTTLTGYEPGEVLGKNLKSLKGKAELWDRVAAGEEWHGEFEGVKKNGEVFYESTSLSPVYDETGALSDLVAVQEEITERVLSERRIEALNRNLAARAEELELANRDLEGFSYTVSHDLRTPLTNINGYCQVILELYGATLDEQCKDFIKIIFDETVNMNQLIKTLLEFSRVSRSEMTRSEVDLSQLTSLVCASQQLSEPQRRVTFSIAPGMTALGDPDLLKVVLQNLISNACKYSANREDAAVEVASLDESGELVYFVRDNGAGFDMTLADKLFSPFQRLHSEREFKGFGIGLATVQRIIQRHGGRIWAEGEVGLGACFYFTLPDENTRHGADHCSARQEERKK, from the coding sequence ATGGGCGGATTAGCCATCGAGGACCCGGGCTTCACCCTTTTGTACGTGGAGGACGAGCAGGTCACCAGGGAGACGGTGCTTTCCCTTTTGCAGCGGCGCTTTCCCAAGCTCGCCCTTTTAAGCGCGGCAAACGGCGCCGAAGGCATGGCGCTTTTCCGGGAGCACGCACCCGACCTCGTGGTGACCGACATCAAGATGCCGGCCATGAGTGGCATCGACATGGCGCGGGAAATGATGGAGCAAAAACCTTCCCTCCCGGTGATCGTCACCAGCGCTCATTCCGACATGGAGTACCTGATCGAGTCGATCGAGCTGGGGATCAGCCGCTACGTCCTGAAGCCGATAGACAGCTCGAAGCTCTTCGCGGCGGTGGAAAGCGCGCTTACAACCCTCACCCAGGAAAGGGAGCTATTGGCCCACCAGGTGTTCGTGCGCAGGCTCTCGCGGGCGGTGGAGCAGAGCGCCAGCAGCATCGTCATCGCCAACCCTGAAGGGGTGATCGACTACGTGAACCCCAGGTTCACCACGCTGACCGGCTACGAGCCCGGCGAGGTGCTGGGAAAAAACCTGAAGTCGCTGAAAGGAAAAGCCGAACTATGGGACCGGGTCGCAGCCGGAGAGGAGTGGCACGGCGAGTTCGAGGGGGTGAAGAAGAACGGCGAGGTTTTCTACGAGTCCACCTCCCTCTCCCCCGTCTACGACGAGACCGGCGCTCTCAGCGACCTGGTCGCGGTGCAGGAGGAGATCACCGAAAGGGTGCTGTCCGAGCGACGGATCGAGGCGTTGAACCGGAACCTCGCGGCGCGAGCCGAGGAACTGGAACTCGCGAACCGCGACCTGGAGGGGTTCAGCTACACGGTCTCGCACGATCTGCGCACGCCGCTGACCAACATCAACGGCTACTGCCAGGTGATACTGGAGCTTTACGGCGCGACGCTGGACGAGCAGTGCAAGGATTTCATCAAGATCATCTTCGACGAAACCGTCAACATGAACCAGTTGATCAAGACGCTGCTTGAATTCTCCCGGGTGAGCCGCAGCGAGATGACCCGGTCCGAGGTTGATTTGAGCCAGCTTACCTCCCTGGTCTGCGCCTCCCAGCAATTGAGCGAACCGCAGCGGCGGGTGACCTTCAGCATAGCCCCCGGGATGACGGCCCTTGGGGACCCCGACCTTTTGAAGGTGGTGCTGCAAAACCTGATCTCCAACGCCTGCAAATACTCGGCGAACCGGGAAGACGCCGCGGTCGAAGTAGCCTCCCTGGACGAGAGCGGGGAGCTCGTTTACTTCGTGCGCGACAACGGCGCCGGCTTCGACATGACGCTGGCCGACAAACTGTTCAGCCCCTTCCAGCGGCTCCACTCGGAGCGGGAGTTCAAGGGGTTCGGCATAGGACTCGCCACCGTGCAGCGCATCATCCAGCGCCACGGCGGCAGGATCTGGGCCGAGGGAGAGGTAGGGCTCGGGGCCTGCTTCTACTTCACCCTCCCCGATGAAAACACGAGGCACGGAGCAGACCACTGTTCGGCAAGGCAGGAGGAGCGCAAAAAGTGA
- a CDS encoding hybrid sensor histidine kinase/response regulator, which produces MQKSNNGQTAPYLILIVDDSPTQAKLLEQLLAGEGYRVAIARNGSDALEQIRERQPDLVISDILMPEMDGFELCRRVRGMESIKDTPIVLLTHLNDPSDVLHSLEAGANYFVSKPYSDKLLLNRIRDVLQGERACRMGEKEGEVAISYHGKNYRVQADSAHTIELLLSTYELAAEKNQELLGAKASLSNLNRELEQRVKERTAALTQETAERLQAMEELRKKDEVLMQQSRQAAMGEMIGNIAHQWRQPLNAVGLLVQDLTLSYEYGNFNKEYLDSSTNKIMQMVRHMSQTIDDFRNFFMPDKEKTSFDPCLVVEKTLSLIEGSLADKGIRSEVHCGHAPNITGHPNEFSQVLLNILTNAIDAFGERKPAQPKLLVSIDYEDGKIVVTIVDNAGGMPEHVLGRIFEPYFTTKEQEKGTGIGLFMAKNIVEKSMNGSLTARNIEGGAEFRIEV; this is translated from the coding sequence ATGCAGAAGAGCAACAACGGCCAGACGGCACCATACCTGATCCTGATCGTCGACGACAGCCCGACCCAGGCGAAACTCCTTGAACAGCTCCTCGCCGGCGAGGGGTACCGCGTCGCGATCGCCAGAAACGGAAGCGACGCGCTGGAGCAGATCCGCGAGCGGCAACCGGACCTGGTGATCAGCGACATACTGATGCCCGAGATGGACGGCTTCGAACTCTGCCGCCGAGTCAGGGGAATGGAATCCATAAAGGACACCCCCATCGTCCTGCTCACCCACCTGAACGACCCCTCCGACGTCTTGCACAGCCTTGAGGCCGGGGCCAACTACTTCGTGTCCAAGCCCTACAGCGACAAGCTGCTGCTCAACAGGATCCGAGACGTACTGCAGGGAGAGCGGGCCTGTCGCATGGGGGAGAAAGAGGGAGAGGTCGCCATCAGCTACCACGGCAAGAACTACCGGGTACAGGCCGACAGCGCCCACACCATCGAACTTTTGCTCTCGACCTACGAGCTCGCCGCCGAAAAGAACCAGGAGCTTCTGGGGGCCAAGGCGTCCCTGTCCAACCTGAACCGCGAGCTGGAGCAGCGGGTGAAGGAGCGGACCGCGGCGCTCACCCAGGAGACGGCGGAGAGGCTGCAGGCGATGGAAGAGCTGCGCAAAAAGGACGAGGTGCTGATGCAGCAAAGCCGCCAGGCCGCCATGGGGGAGATGATCGGCAACATAGCCCACCAGTGGCGCCAGCCGCTGAACGCCGTTGGGCTGCTGGTGCAGGACCTGACGCTGAGCTACGAGTACGGCAACTTCAACAAGGAGTACCTCGACTCCAGCACCAACAAGATCATGCAGATGGTGCGGCACATGTCGCAGACCATCGACGACTTCAGGAACTTCTTCATGCCCGACAAGGAGAAGACCAGCTTCGACCCCTGCCTGGTCGTGGAAAAAACCCTCAGCCTCATCGAGGGGAGCCTCGCCGACAAGGGGATAAGGTCCGAGGTCCACTGCGGCCACGCGCCGAACATAACCGGGCACCCCAACGAGTTCTCCCAGGTGCTCCTGAACATCCTGACCAACGCCATCGACGCCTTCGGGGAGAGGAAACCGGCCCAGCCTAAGCTGCTGGTGAGCATAGATTACGAAGACGGCAAGATCGTGGTCACCATCGTCGACAACGCCGGAGGCATGCCGGAGCACGTCCTGGGGCGGATCTTCGAGCCCTACTTCACCACCAAGGAGCAGGAGAAAGGAACCGGCATCGGCCTTTTCATGGCCAAGAACATCGTGGAAAAAAGCATGAACGGCTCGCTCACCGCAAGAAACATCGAGGGCGGGGCCGAATTCAGGATCGAGGTGTAG